One Kribbella sp. NBC_00662 genomic region harbors:
- a CDS encoding VWA domain-containing protein, whose translation MNDERMRRWRLVLGGEAEEETGTTLSSEDRSVDAALAALYDAGEGESGSQRSSGLGSSAPRVARWLGDIRQYFPSTVVQVMQRDAVERLGITRMLMEPELLGAVEPDVHLVSTLLALNEVMPEETKQTARDVVGRVVAELEARLAERTRAAVTGALDRAGRTTRPRHSDIDWDRTIKVNLKHFSPTLGTIVPDRLVGYARRNHSVQRDIVLAIDQSGSMAESVVYASLFGAVLGSIRTLRTSLVVFDTAVVDLTDQLDDPVDVLFGTQLGGGTDINRALAYCEDLVTKPAETVLVLISDLYEGGVREEMLRRARSLVESGVQVIALLALADSGTPSYDAENAAALADLGVPTFACTPDLFPDLMAAAIRHEDITSWASTNLT comes from the coding sequence GTGAACGACGAGCGGATGCGGCGCTGGCGGCTCGTGCTGGGCGGCGAGGCCGAGGAGGAGACGGGTACGACGCTGTCGTCCGAGGACCGGTCCGTCGACGCCGCGTTGGCCGCCCTGTACGACGCCGGCGAGGGTGAATCCGGCAGCCAGCGGTCGTCGGGCTTGGGTTCGTCGGCGCCGCGGGTCGCGCGGTGGCTGGGCGATATCCGGCAGTACTTCCCGAGCACCGTCGTACAGGTCATGCAGCGGGATGCGGTCGAGCGGCTCGGCATCACGCGGATGCTGATGGAGCCGGAGCTGCTCGGCGCGGTCGAGCCCGACGTACACCTGGTCAGCACGCTGCTTGCGCTCAACGAGGTGATGCCCGAGGAGACCAAGCAGACGGCGCGGGACGTGGTCGGCCGGGTCGTCGCCGAGCTGGAGGCCCGACTGGCGGAGCGGACGCGCGCAGCAGTCACGGGTGCACTCGACCGGGCGGGGCGTACGACGCGGCCGCGGCACTCGGACATCGACTGGGACCGCACGATCAAGGTGAACCTGAAGCACTTCTCGCCGACACTCGGGACGATCGTGCCGGACCGGTTGGTGGGCTACGCGCGACGGAATCACAGTGTGCAGCGCGACATCGTGCTCGCGATCGACCAGTCCGGATCGATGGCGGAGTCGGTCGTCTACGCGTCGCTGTTCGGTGCGGTGCTCGGCTCGATCCGCACGTTGCGGACTTCGCTGGTCGTCTTCGACACTGCTGTCGTCGACCTGACGGATCAGCTCGACGATCCGGTCGATGTGCTCTTCGGGACGCAGTTGGGCGGAGGCACGGATATCAACCGGGCGCTGGCGTACTGCGAGGACCTGGTGACGAAACCGGCCGAGACGGTGCTCGTGCTGATCTCCGACCTGTACGAGGGCGGCGTCCGGGAAGAGATGCTGCGCCGGGCGCGTTCCTTGGTGGAGTCCGGCGTACAGGTGATTGCTCTGCTGGCGTTGGCGGACTCGGGCACCCCGTCGTACGACGCCGAGAACGCGGCGGCGCTTGCGGATCTCGGCGTACCGACGTTTGCCTGCACGCCGGATCTGTTCCCGGACCTGATGGCCGCTGCGATCCGGCACGAGGACATCACCAGCTGGGCATCCACCAACCTGACGTGA
- a CDS encoding antibiotic biosynthesis monooxygenase gives MTTVELTRFRVSAEKTEELLAARADMLKDFEADRAGFLGARLVQLPDNEWLDIVEWATPEDFATSREKGPNLPGIARFFAAIDSLVVAEEGTLAE, from the coding sequence ATGACCACCGTCGAACTGACCCGCTTCCGCGTGTCGGCCGAGAAGACCGAAGAACTGCTGGCCGCTCGCGCCGACATGCTCAAGGACTTCGAGGCCGACCGAGCCGGCTTCCTGGGCGCGCGGTTGGTGCAACTACCCGACAACGAGTGGCTGGACATCGTCGAGTGGGCGACGCCGGAAGACTTCGCGACCTCGCGCGAGAAGGGGCCGAACCTGCCCGGTATCGCGCGCTTCTTCGCGGCAATTGACTCGCTGGTCGTGGCCGAGGAAGGCACTCTGGCTGAGTGA
- a CDS encoding GNAT family N-acetyltransferase: protein MKISTIEPSEYDRAAELWEASVRATHDFVTEADLEVFRPLVRASFGEIAQLAGLRTDEGLLIGFIGVEDGNVEMLFLDPAYRGQGGGSLLLEHAFTSYAAVTVDVNEQNPQAIGFYEHHGFVRVSRSETDSTGKPYPILHLKRP from the coding sequence GTGAAGATCAGCACGATTGAACCGAGCGAGTACGACCGCGCCGCCGAGTTGTGGGAGGCGTCGGTGCGGGCGACGCACGACTTCGTCACCGAGGCGGATCTGGAGGTGTTCCGGCCGTTGGTGCGGGCCTCGTTCGGTGAGATCGCGCAGCTCGCGGGGCTACGCACCGACGAGGGCTTGCTGATCGGGTTCATCGGGGTCGAGGACGGCAACGTCGAGATGCTGTTCCTCGACCCGGCGTACCGCGGCCAGGGCGGCGGGAGCCTGCTGCTGGAGCACGCGTTCACTTCGTATGCTGCGGTCACGGTCGACGTCAACGAGCAGAACCCGCAGGCCATCGGCTTCTACGAGCACCACGGCTTCGTCCGGGTCTCCCGCAGCGAGACCGACTCGACCGGCAAGCCGTACCCGATCTTGCATCTGAAGCGGCCCTAG
- a CDS encoding YciI family protein gives MRYMLLHKTNDSLEAGNPPDPEILERADAVLEEMRQAGVLVLGEGLMPSSRGARVTFPVPGQPRVIDGPFAETKELVAGVSIIRVDSKEEAVQWALRFAEADPYTPIDILEIAG, from the coding sequence ATGAGGTACATGCTGCTGCACAAGACCAATGACAGTCTCGAGGCGGGCAATCCGCCCGATCCGGAGATCCTCGAGCGGGCGGACGCCGTGCTGGAGGAGATGCGTCAGGCCGGGGTGCTGGTGCTCGGTGAGGGGCTGATGCCGAGCTCGCGGGGTGCCCGGGTCACGTTCCCGGTGCCGGGTCAGCCGCGGGTGATCGACGGCCCGTTCGCGGAGACCAAGGAGCTCGTCGCGGGCGTCTCGATCATCCGCGTCGACTCCAAGGAAGAAGCGGTCCAGTGGGCGCTCCGCTTCGCCGAGGCCGACCCGTACACCCCGATCGACATCCTGGAGATCGCCGGCTAG
- a CDS encoding aldo/keto reductase → MRTVELGRTGLRVSELGLGLASIGGMFAAVPQQQAVATIDRAWELGVRLFDTAPVYGYGLSEQRTGLALRGRSRGDFVLCSKVGRLIEPGGADLQPIWAEPPAGLGPRLDYSYAATIRSFEASLERMGIDRIDILHIHDPELDYATASTEAFRALTELRGRGTIGAISLGVNHADVAARFLRETEGVDCVLLAGRYTLLDQSGEEDLLPLCDKLGIAVLAAGVFQGGVLADTADGAPHGYARVPKDVLRRIDVLRELCRQYDVPLLAAAVQFPLTHPAVPAVVVGARSPREITEIAAWLDYAIPQAFWGALRSRL, encoded by the coding sequence GTGCGGACAGTTGAGCTGGGGCGGACGGGACTGCGGGTCAGTGAGCTGGGGCTGGGGCTCGCGTCCATCGGGGGAATGTTCGCGGCGGTTCCGCAGCAGCAGGCGGTGGCGACGATCGATCGGGCCTGGGAGCTCGGGGTTCGGCTGTTCGACACCGCGCCCGTGTACGGGTACGGCTTGTCCGAGCAGCGCACCGGCCTGGCGTTGCGCGGCCGATCACGCGGCGACTTCGTGCTCTGCAGCAAGGTGGGGCGACTGATCGAACCGGGCGGCGCGGATCTACAGCCGATCTGGGCCGAGCCTCCGGCCGGGCTCGGGCCGAGGCTCGACTACTCGTACGCCGCGACGATCCGATCGTTCGAGGCAAGCCTGGAGCGGATGGGCATCGACCGGATCGACATCCTGCATATCCACGACCCCGAGCTCGACTACGCGACCGCATCGACCGAGGCGTTCCGGGCGCTCACCGAGCTCCGTGGACGCGGCACGATCGGGGCGATCTCGCTCGGCGTCAACCACGCGGACGTGGCGGCACGCTTCCTCCGCGAGACCGAAGGAGTCGACTGCGTCCTGCTCGCCGGGCGATACACGCTCCTCGACCAGAGCGGTGAGGAAGACCTTCTGCCGCTCTGCGACAAGCTCGGCATCGCTGTCCTCGCGGCCGGGGTGTTCCAGGGCGGCGTCCTCGCCGACACCGCGGACGGCGCGCCTCACGGGTACGCACGGGTGCCGAAGGACGTGCTCCGCCGCATCGACGTACTGCGAGAGCTGTGCCGGCAGTACGACGTGCCGCTGCTGGCTGCTGCGGTGCAGTTCCCGTTGACGCATCCCGCCGTACCGGCCGTGGTGGTCGGGGCGCGGAGCCCACGGGAGATCACCGAGATCGCGGCGTGGCTCGATTACGCCATCCCCCAGGCGTTCTGGGGCGCACTAAGGTCTCGGCTATGA